DNA from Krasilnikovia cinnamomea:
GCGCGGAGTGGATCGCCCGCGCCGCGATCGCGGTCGACGAGGACGTCGTCGTCGGCCACGGCGGCTTCCACGGCCCACCCGACGCCGACGGCACGGTGGAGGTGGGGTACTCCGTGGACCCGGCGCACCGGCGGCGCGGCTACGGCCGGGCCATCCTCACCGAACTGCTGCGCCGCGCCGACGCGGACCCGGCCGTCACGTCCGTGCGGGCCAGCGTCCGCCCGGACAACGTCGCGTCGCTGGCCACCCTGTCCGGCACCGGGTTCACGCACATCGGCGAGCAGTGGGATCAGGAGGACGGGCTGGAGCTGGTGTTCCTCAGGCCCGCCCGGTAAGGCTGTTCAACGCCCGTGCGGCGGGTCGAGGTGCACGACCAGCGGCCGGTGGTCCGACACCGGCGCCGCCGGGGTGCGTACCTGAACCACCGGCCCGAGCCGGTCGGCGCCGTGCCGGTCGGCCAGCGCGTGGTCGAGCTGGATCCGCGGCCCGGCGCTGGGATAGGTGGCGGCGCGTCCCAGCGGCCGCCATCCGGTCAGCGCGCGGGCGGCCCCCGCCGGCAGGTTCAGGTCGCCCAGCAGCACCCGCGGCGCGGGCAGCGCGCGTAGCGCCCGTACGGCGGCGCGCAGCTGGCGCAGGTTCCACCCGGGGACGAACGACAGGTGGGTGGTGGCCACCGTGACCGGCCCGGCCGGGGTGTCCAGCACCGCCGCCAGCAGCACCCGGGGCTCGTCGCGGGCCAGCACCGGTCCCCCGCCGGGCCCGGGCACCCAGACGGGGGCGCGCAGGGGCGCGGCGGGCAGCCGGGTGAGCTGCCAGTGGTGTGCCGGATAGCGGCTGATCAGCGCGATGCCGTACTGGGGGCCGGTGTCGTCGGTGTCGCCGCGCCATGGCTGCCACTGCTGGCCGGGGGTGCCGGCGATGGTGGCGGCGAAGCGGTGGGTGCGGGCGCCGAGGGCGTCGGCGGCGAGGGCGGTCAGGTCGAGCCCCGCGCTGCGGGGCTGGGCGCGGTCGACCTCCTGCAGGCCCAGCACGTCGGCGCCCAGCCCGGCGACGGCGGCGGCGACCCGGTCGGCGTGTACGGTGCCGTCGGACAGTGATTGTCCGTGCAGCAGGTTGAAGGTGGCCAGGCGCACGGGGTCGAGGTTATCGGCCGGTGGGGAGGGTGGGCGTGTTCGCCAAGGCGGTGTGCTGCGTGATGACGGTGTTCGTGCTGGTCGGCGCGCTGGGTATCGCGCTACGGCGGCGCCGCGGCCGCTAGCGTGGCGGTCATGAGCGATGACGACGCCGAACTGCTGCGCCGGCTGCGAGAGCAGGAAGAGCGCCTGATCTTCACCCGCTTCGACCACACGGACGCGTGGCGGCTGGGTTGCCGGCTGGTCGACCTGGCCACTCAGCGTCGTCTGCCCGTGGCGGTGGACATCCGGCACGGCACCCAGCAGGTGTTCCACGCCGCCCTGCCGGGCAGCAGCGCCGACAACGACGCGTGGATCGCGCGCAAGTCGCGGGTGGTGTTCCGGTTCGGGGAGTCGTCGTATCTGGTGGGTCGGCGCCTGGCCGCGAAGGGCGCCACCCTGGCCGCGTACGGCGTCGACCCGGCCCAGTTCGCGGCGCACGGCGGCGCCTTTCCGGTGCGGGTGCGTGACGTGGGGGTGGTCGGGGTCGTCACGGCGTCGGGGCTGCCGCAGGCCGACGATCACGCCCTGGTCGTGGAGGCGATCGAGGCCCATCTGGCGTCGTAACCGGGGGTGGTCCGGCGCAATTGCGCTCTCAGCGATTCCGCCGACAGCGAGCAGATCTTCCCCGCGGGGTGGGACAACCGGCATGGTCGCGGCATGAGAGTGCTCGTGCTGGGCGGCACCGGCTTCGTCGGCCGTGCCGTTGTCGATGCCGCCGGCGAACGCGGCTACCAGGTCACCGTCCTCAACCGTGGCCTTCGTCGCCCGC
Protein-coding regions in this window:
- a CDS encoding GNAT family N-acetyltransferase; the protein is MAIIRFVRLSPAAMSALIDGDLAAASAAAGHPLSEFLVSEAWLWRIRREQILDDPASAEWIARAAIAVDEDVVVGHGGFHGPPDADGTVEVGYSVDPAHRRRGYGRAILTELLRRADADPAVTSVRASVRPDNVASLATLSGTGFTHIGEQWDQEDGLELVFLRPAR
- a CDS encoding endonuclease/exonuclease/phosphatase family protein, which produces MRLATFNLLHGQSLSDGTVHADRVAAAVAGLGADVLGLQEVDRAQPRSAGLDLTALAADALGARTHRFAATIAGTPGQQWQPWRGDTDDTGPQYGIALISRYPAHHWQLTRLPAAPLRAPVWVPGPGGGPVLARDEPRVLLAAVLDTPAGPVTVATTHLSFVPGWNLRQLRAAVRALRALPAPRVLLGDLNLPAGAARALTGWRPLGRAATYPSAGPRIQLDHALADRHGADRLGPVVQVRTPAAPVSDHRPLVVHLDPPHGR
- a CDS encoding heme-degrading domain-containing protein is translated as MSDDDAELLRRLREQEERLIFTRFDHTDAWRLGCRLVDLATQRRLPVAVDIRHGTQQVFHAALPGSSADNDAWIARKSRVVFRFGESSYLVGRRLAAKGATLAAYGVDPAQFAAHGGAFPVRVRDVGVVGVVTASGLPQADDHALVVEAIEAHLAS